The Argopecten irradians isolate NY chromosome 4, Ai_NY, whole genome shotgun sequence genome has a window encoding:
- the LOC138320654 gene encoding protein NCBP2AS2-like isoform X2, translating to MIVNHPELIQKLSESAPIRQSAKAVAGVITKARYAAEDKADVLKEKAHDALKESVKNEEKDASATPGSFTDTFIKELKDGFKGISDQLEREKELEKERQEMEEQLRKENKK from the exons ATGATCGTTAACCACCCAGaattaatccaaaaa CTTTCAGAATCAGCCCCTATCAGACAGTCTGCTAAAGCTGTTGCCGGTGTCATAACCAAAGCACGTTATGCAG cTGAAGATAAAGCAGATGTACTAAAGGAAAAGGCACATGATGCATTGAAAGAGTCGGTGAAGAATGAGGAAAAAGACGCTTCAGCGACCCCAGGGTCATTTACGGACACTTTCATTAAAGAACTCAAAGATGGCTTTAAGGGGATATCAGATCAGTTAGAACGAGAAAAAGAACTAGAAAAAGAGCGACAAGAAATGGAAGAACAGTTACGAAaagagaataaaaaataa
- the LOC138320654 gene encoding protein NCBP2AS2-like isoform X1, translating to MPWKGILRMIVNHPELIQKLSESAPIRQSAKAVAGVITKARYAAEDKADVLKEKAHDALKESVKNEEKDASATPGSFTDTFIKELKDGFKGISDQLEREKELEKERQEMEEQLRKENKK from the exons ATGCCATGGAAAGGGATTTTACG GATGATCGTTAACCACCCAGaattaatccaaaaa CTTTCAGAATCAGCCCCTATCAGACAGTCTGCTAAAGCTGTTGCCGGTGTCATAACCAAAGCACGTTATGCAG cTGAAGATAAAGCAGATGTACTAAAGGAAAAGGCACATGATGCATTGAAAGAGTCGGTGAAGAATGAGGAAAAAGACGCTTCAGCGACCCCAGGGTCATTTACGGACACTTTCATTAAAGAACTCAAAGATGGCTTTAAGGGGATATCAGATCAGTTAGAACGAGAAAAAGAACTAGAAAAAGAGCGACAAGAAATGGAAGAACAGTTACGAAaagagaataaaaaataa